The sequence CGGCGTCATCGGGGTAATCTGCCTGATTCTGGCACTGTTTGCCTTCCAGGTCCTGTCGGTGAACTATGCGGGGCTGGCACTAATCCTGCTCGGCCTGACGCTGATTGTCGCCGAAGCCTTCCTACCCAGCTTCGGCATCCTCGGGATTGGCGGGATTGTTGCCTTTGTCGCTGGCTCGATCATCCTGATGGATGGCAGCCACTACGCCGTCTCACTGCCGACTATCGGTGGCATTGCCGCCATCGCCGCAGTATTCCTGATGTGGGCGGCCGTGCGTTTTATTGGCCTACGCCGCCGCCCGGCAGTCAGCGGCGCCGAACACCTGCGCCTGGAGCAGGCTATTGCTATCGACGATTTTCAACCCCGGGGCAGCCACTTCCACGGTCATGTCCAGGTAAGCGGTGAACGCTGGAAAGCCCTGGCCGCCTATCCGGTACAACAGGGACAAACCGTGCAGATCGACCGGATCGAAGGGCTGACCCTGCATCTCAAAGGCAATCCACAGGAGCACGCCGACTGAGCTCGGCCCACTTCGAGGAGGCACCATGAGTTTCGAGTTCCTACCCTATCTACCTCCGCTGATCTTCCTGCTGATCATTCTCGCCTCGGCCATTCGGATCCTGCCGGAATATCAACGCGGCGTGGTGTTCTTTCTCGGCCGCTTCCAAGGCGTCAAGGGCCCTGGGCTGGTGATCGTCATCCCGGGCCTACAGCAACTGGTGCGAGTCGATCTGCGGGTCGTGGCCCTGGACGTACCCAGCCAGGACGTGATCTCCAAGGACAATGTCACGGTCCGGGTCAATGCAGTGCTGTATTACCGGGTCATCGACCCAGAGCGGGTGATCATCAGAGTGGAGAACTACAGTGAAGCCACCAGCCAGTTGGCCCAGACCACACTGCGCTCGGTCCTGGGCAAGCATGATCTGGACGAAATGCTCTCCGAACGTGACAAGCTCAACAGCGACATCCAGGAAATCCTCGATGCCCAGACCGAAGAATGGGGCATCAAGGTCGCCAACGTCGAGATCAAGCATGTCGATCTCAACGAATCGATGATCCGCGCCATTGCCCGCCAGGCCGAAGCCGAGCGCGAACGACGAGCCAAGATCATTCATGCCGAAGGTGAACTGCAGGCCGCGGAGAAACTGGTCGAGGCTGCCAAGATCCTGGCCCAGCAACCCAGCGCCATCCAGTTGCGCTACCTGCAGACTCTGGCGGACATGAGCACCGGCAACACCTCGACCATTGTTTTCCCATTACCCATCGATTTGCTGGTAGGTTTGAGCAATCGGCAGGACACTCCCGGAGAAACCC is a genomic window of Halopseudomonas phragmitis containing:
- a CDS encoding slipin family protein translates to MSFEFLPYLPPLIFLLIILASAIRILPEYQRGVVFFLGRFQGVKGPGLVIVIPGLQQLVRVDLRVVALDVPSQDVISKDNVTVRVNAVLYYRVIDPERVIIRVENYSEATSQLAQTTLRSVLGKHDLDEMLSERDKLNSDIQEILDAQTEEWGIKVANVEIKHVDLNESMIRAIARQAEAERERRAKIIHAEGELQAAEKLVEAAKILAQQPSAIQLRYLQTLADMSTGNTSTIVFPLPIDLLVGLSNRQDTPGETR